ATCATTTCTTTCAGTGAATCATAAGAGTGTTCTGGCTTGTCAATACGAACAATTTCCACTTTGTCGAACTGGTGTAAACGATTCAATCCACGTACATCCTTACCATAAGAACCAGCTTCACGACGGAAACATGCTGAGTAAGCACAGTTCTTAACCGGAAGTTCGTTATCTGTAAGAATTACATCTCTGTATATGTTGGTTACAGGAACTTCTGCTGTAGGAATCAGGTATAAATCATCCTGGTTATCGTGATACATCTGTCCTTCTTTATCAGGTAACTGTCCTGTTCCGTAACCGGAAGCAGCATTTACCATATAAGGAGGCTGTATTTCAAGGTAACCAGCGTTACGGGCTTCGTCAAGGAAGAAGTTAATCAACGCTCTTTGCAGACGAGCACCTTTTCCTTTATATACAGGGAAACCGGCACCAGTGATTTTTACTCCAAGTTCAAAGTCGATAAGATCATATTTCTTGCAAAGATCCCAGTGAGGAACTGCATCTGCAGGAAGTTCTGGATTTACTCCGCCCATCTTTTCTACTTTATTATCGTCGGCACCATAGCCTTCAGGTACAGAAGAGTGGGGGAGGTTAGGAATTGTGCAAAGGAGAGTCTGAAGTTGGGCTGCTGCGTCATTCATAGCTGTTTCCAAAGCTTTGTTTCCTTCTTTGATTTCGCTTACTTTGGCGCGTGCCGATTCCGCCTCTTCTTTATTTCCTTCCTTCATCAGTTTTCCGATGGATTTTGAAATAGCGTTAACTTCGGCAAGATTCTTGTCCAGTTCATTTTGTGCGGCACGTCTTTTCTTGTCTAACTCCAGCACTTTGTCAATGGCTTCCTGTGCGCCTTTAAAGTGTTTCTTTTCCAGACCGCGAAGTACCTCGTCGGTCTTTTCTGTAATAACTTTAAGTGTAAGCATATCTTATACTGTTTTATAGTTTTTTTATTAGGAGCCACAAAGATAAATAAAAATCAGTTAAGATGATATTTATAATCTTTCTAATCCTTTAAATAATAAAAAAAGTTCCCGCAACTAAAATAGTTACGGGAACTTTTATATCATTAAAACAAATTTCTTTGTTTATGCTTGAGTTGTTTCAGCAGGAATGATAGAAACGTATGAACGATCTTCTCTTCCTTTCTTGAAAGTTACAACACCATCTACTAATGCGTAAAGAGTGTGGTCTTTACCCATACCCATGTTCAAACCTGGGTGATGTTCTGTACCTCTTTGACGAATGATAATGTTACCGGCTTTGCAGATTTGTCCACCGAATATCTTTACGCCTAATCTTTTGCTATGTGATTCGCGGCCGTTCTTAGAACTACCGACACCTTTTTTGTGTGCCATTTCTTCTTAAAATTTAATTTGATTAAGCTACTACTTCCTTAATGTTTAACTCTGTAAATTGTTGACGGTGACCGTTACGCTTTCTGTAACCTTTTCTTCTCTTCTTGTGGAATACGATTACTTTATCTCCTTTTACAAGGTGAGAAATTACTTCGCATACTACTTTTGCACCTTCTACTGTTGGGGCTCCTACAGTTACTGCACCATCTTTGTCTACTAACAATACTTTGTCAAATTCGACAGTCGCTCCGTTTTCAGCGTCTTGTATGTGGTGAACATACATTCTTTTTCCAGCTTCAGCTTTGAACTGTTGGCCGTTGATCTCTACAATTACGTACATCTGTTATATTTTGTTATACAGGTTCTCTCCGGAAGGTGGATCTTAATTCACTTAACACCACTTATTTACCTTAACGCGGAATAATCAGGGCACAAAATTACTGATTCTATTTTAAATGAACAAGTATTTATACGAAATTTTAAGGGCACTCACTGTTTTAAAGTAGATTTAACGATATTGCAGAGTAAATTTTATGCTGCATTGCTTATTGCTTCTATTAATTCTTTCCCTATAAGTTTTGAACAATTGGGTATGGTATTTCTCTTGTCGAAAAAACTGTAGCCGAATTCTTTCTTGAAAGCTTTGATAAGTAGTTCCGGGTGTTGGTTGTATTTCGCAGCAATAACCTCTATCGCATTAGTGATGTCCCATTCTTTTTTTGCTTCAATTAAAGTGCGCAGGTGCAGGTACGAAGAAAGT
This genomic interval from uncultured Bacteroides sp. contains the following:
- the serS gene encoding serine--tRNA ligase; this translates as MLTLKVITEKTDEVLRGLEKKHFKGAQEAIDKVLELDKKRRAAQNELDKNLAEVNAISKSIGKLMKEGNKEEAESARAKVSEIKEGNKALETAMNDAAAQLQTLLCTIPNLPHSSVPEGYGADDNKVEKMGGVNPELPADAVPHWDLCKKYDLIDFELGVKITGAGFPVYKGKGARLQRALINFFLDEARNAGYLEIQPPYMVNAASGYGTGQLPDKEGQMYHDNQDDLYLIPTAEVPVTNIYRDVILTDNELPVKNCAYSACFRREAGSYGKDVRGLNRLHQFDKVEIVRIDKPEHSYDSLKEMIAHVENLVTKLELPYRILRLCGGDMSFTSAITFDFEVFSAAQERWLEVSSVSNFESYQANRLKCRYRTGDKKTELCHTLNGSALALPRIVAALLENNQTPEGIRIPKALVPYTGFDIID
- the rpmA gene encoding 50S ribosomal protein L27 — encoded protein: MAHKKGVGSSKNGRESHSKRLGVKIFGGQICKAGNIIIRQRGTEHHPGLNMGMGKDHTLYALVDGVVTFKKGREDRSYVSIIPAETTQA
- the rplU gene encoding 50S ribosomal protein L21, producing MYVIVEINGQQFKAEAGKRMYVHHIQDAENGATVEFDKVLLVDKDGAVTVGAPTVEGAKVVCEVISHLVKGDKVIVFHKKRRKGYRKRNGHRQQFTELNIKEVVA
- a CDS encoding AraC family transcriptional regulator is translated as MERTIKIEDIIIESLIYIEWHIEDGLKPADISTEMNYPFKVFKQMFSNVTGMELSSYLHLRTLIEAKKEWDITNAIEVIAAKYNQHPELLIKAFKKEFGYSFFDKRNTIPNCSKLIGKELIEAISNAA